In the genome of Hymenobacter cellulosivorans, one region contains:
- a CDS encoding DinB family protein, producing MTEADRITDQLQRAFDGAAWSGPPLLITLHHLTASQAAAHPIAQAHSIWEIVLHLTAWIRTVQQRVETRRVTPLTHDQDWPAQPSALNEELWENSLHHLRTAHQQLLGTVAVLTDADLNAAVGEEPGVEPGTAHSVYVLLHGVAQHNLYHAGQIALLRKALGL from the coding sequence ATGACGGAAGCTGACCGTATTACCGACCAGTTGCAACGCGCCTTCGACGGGGCCGCGTGGTCGGGCCCGCCACTGCTGATTACCCTGCACCACCTCACGGCCAGCCAAGCCGCAGCCCATCCTATTGCGCAAGCCCACAGCATCTGGGAAATTGTACTTCACCTCACGGCCTGGATTCGCACCGTGCAGCAGCGCGTGGAAACCCGCCGGGTAACTCCACTAACCCATGACCAGGATTGGCCTGCTCAGCCCTCGGCGCTGAATGAGGAACTCTGGGAAAACAGTCTGCATCACCTGCGCACGGCCCACCAGCAGCTGCTCGGCACTGTAGCGGTGCTAACGGATGCCGACCTGAATGCCGCAGTAGGGGAGGAGCCCGGCGTCGAACCGGGCACCGCGCATTCGGTTTATGTGTTGCTGCACGGAGTTGCCCAACATAACCTTTACCACGCCGGCCAGATTGCCCTGCTCCGCAAAGCCCTGGGCCTGTAA
- a CDS encoding GNAT family N-acetyltransferase: protein MMPQAANVTLRALEESDLDFLYALENDPSIWGVSDTLTPVSRFALRQYLQHATADFYEVRQLRLIICAAGEAVGTLDLFNFEPLHQRAGVGITILAAARRQGYARAALELLLGYARQTLRLHQLYCTVAADNTASLQLFQQAGFRRIGVRKEWLRKDFSWQDAVELQYILQVKYSDNE from the coding sequence ATGATGCCGCAAGCCGCAAACGTGACGCTCCGGGCCCTGGAAGAGTCGGATCTGGACTTTCTCTACGCCCTGGAAAACGACCCCAGCATCTGGGGCGTGTCGGATACGCTGACTCCCGTGTCACGCTTTGCCCTGCGCCAGTATTTGCAGCATGCCACCGCCGATTTTTATGAGGTACGGCAGCTCCGACTCATCATCTGTGCGGCAGGCGAGGCCGTCGGAACGTTGGACTTATTCAACTTCGAACCCTTGCATCAGCGGGCCGGGGTTGGGATTACGATACTAGCTGCTGCCCGCCGCCAAGGCTATGCTCGGGCTGCTTTAGAACTTTTGCTGGGCTATGCCCGCCAAACATTACGCTTGCACCAATTGTACTGTACTGTGGCCGCCGACAATACGGCTAGTCTGCAGTTGTTTCAGCAGGCGGGTTTTCGCCGGATTGGGGTACGAAAAGAGTGGTTACGCAAAGATTTTTCTTGGCAGGATGCCGTGGAACTGCAATATATTCTTCAGGTAAAATATTCTGATAACGAATAA
- a CDS encoding murein L,D-transpeptidase catalytic domain family protein: protein MEKPSVTQRKRLKIRARRLTRRVLPFVASLFMATPLASPVARTSAARMETKLPTPEAMQAAFFDQRLHDLYRDLQVEEQGLRYEVFQKAVTGYFNLKNDGKLNDKQLLTVVDFDLPSTAKRLWVLDLASKQIVFNTLVAHGHNSGENMATNFSNENESNMSSLGFYVTQAEYVGKHGRSLKLNGVDEGYNDNALMRSVVMHGADYVSEEFIRQNGRLGRSLGCPALPMDQYAQIIDTVGNGTCLFLNGNDTTYSSKYLNQDVAINALIGSNS from the coding sequence ATGGAAAAGCCCAGTGTAACCCAGCGTAAGCGACTCAAAATCCGGGCCCGCCGCCTGACACGTCGGGTGCTGCCGTTTGTGGCTTCGCTATTTATGGCTACTCCGCTGGCCTCGCCAGTGGCCCGCACGTCGGCAGCCCGTATGGAAACCAAGCTGCCGACTCCCGAGGCTATGCAGGCCGCCTTCTTCGACCAGCGCCTGCACGACCTCTACCGCGACCTGCAGGTAGAAGAGCAGGGTCTGCGCTACGAAGTATTCCAGAAAGCCGTAACGGGCTACTTCAACCTCAAAAATGATGGTAAGCTCAATGACAAGCAGCTACTGACCGTCGTTGACTTTGACCTGCCTTCTACTGCCAAGCGCCTGTGGGTGTTGGATCTGGCTAGCAAGCAGATAGTGTTCAATACGCTGGTGGCCCACGGGCACAACTCGGGTGAAAACATGGCGACCAACTTCTCCAATGAGAACGAATCGAACATGAGCAGCCTGGGTTTCTACGTGACGCAGGCCGAGTACGTGGGTAAGCACGGCCGCTCGCTCAAGCTCAACGGCGTCGATGAAGGCTACAATGACAACGCCCTGATGCGCTCCGTGGTCATGCACGGCGCCGACTACGTGAGTGAAGAGTTCATTCGCCAAAACGGCCGCCTGGGCCGCAGCCTCGGCTGTCCTGCTTTGCCTATGGACCAGTATGCCCAGATAATTGACACCGTAGGCAACGGTACCTGCCTGTTTCTGAACGGCAACGATACCACCTACTCCTCGAAGTATTTGAACCAGGACGTGGCTATAAATGCACTGATTGGCAGCAATAGCTAA
- the glf gene encoding UDP-galactopyranose mutase has translation MFDYLIVGAGFAGSVLAERLATRSNKKVLILDKRNHIAGNAYDHYNEEGILVHKYGPHIFHTNSKDVFEYLSNFTDWRPYEHRVLASVDGQMVPMPINLDTINKLYGLSLNSFEVEQFLESLAEQIPVIKTSEDVVVSKVGRELYEKFFRNYTRKQWGMDPSELDKSVTSRVPTRTNRDDRYFTDTYQAMPLHGYTRMFERMLDHPNISIMLNTDYHDVVDFIPFKEIIFTGPVDEYFDFKFGKLPYRSLEFKHETLNTEKFLAAPVVNYPNEHLYTRITEFKALTGQQHPKTSVVYEYPKAEGDPYYPIPRLENAELYNQYKKLADETPNVHFVGRLATYKYYNMDQVVAQALTLYKKLTDKEKVAEKPTITGSTSIMEKLVPRDPAKE, from the coding sequence ATGTTTGACTATCTCATCGTTGGAGCCGGATTTGCCGGCAGCGTGCTAGCCGAGCGGCTGGCCACTCGCTCAAATAAGAAAGTGCTTATCTTGGATAAGCGCAACCACATTGCCGGTAACGCCTACGACCATTACAACGAAGAAGGCATTCTGGTCCATAAATATGGTCCGCACATCTTCCACACCAACTCTAAGGACGTATTCGAATACCTCTCCAATTTCACCGATTGGCGTCCGTATGAGCACCGTGTTCTGGCTTCTGTAGATGGTCAGATGGTGCCCATGCCTATCAATCTGGATACCATCAACAAACTGTATGGCCTCTCGCTGAACAGCTTCGAAGTCGAGCAGTTCCTGGAGTCCTTGGCCGAGCAGATTCCCGTTATTAAAACGTCGGAAGACGTAGTAGTAAGCAAAGTAGGCCGCGAGCTGTACGAGAAGTTCTTCCGCAACTACACCCGCAAGCAGTGGGGTATGGATCCTTCGGAGTTGGATAAGTCGGTGACGAGCCGCGTGCCCACCCGCACCAACCGCGACGACCGGTACTTCACCGACACCTACCAGGCCATGCCGCTGCACGGCTATACCCGGATGTTTGAGCGCATGCTCGACCACCCCAACATCAGCATCATGCTGAACACCGACTACCACGACGTAGTGGACTTCATTCCTTTCAAGGAAATCATCTTTACCGGCCCAGTAGACGAATACTTCGACTTCAAGTTTGGCAAGCTGCCGTACCGCTCCTTGGAATTCAAGCACGAAACGCTGAACACCGAGAAGTTCCTGGCCGCGCCGGTAGTAAACTACCCCAACGAGCACCTGTATACCCGCATTACGGAGTTTAAGGCCCTGACCGGCCAGCAACACCCCAAAACCAGCGTGGTGTACGAATATCCTAAAGCTGAAGGGGATCCTTACTACCCAATTCCGCGCCTCGAAAATGCCGAGCTGTACAACCAGTACAAGAAGCTGGCCGATGAAACGCCCAACGTGCACTTCGTAGGCCGCTTGGCTACCTACAAGTACTATAACATGGACCAGGTAGTAGCCCAGGCTTTGACGTTGTACAAGAAGCTCACCGATAAAGAAAAAGTGGCCGAGAAGCCCACAATTACCGGCTCGACTTCCATTATGGAGAAACTGGTGCCCCGCGACCCAGCCAAAGAATAG
- a CDS encoding class I SAM-dependent methyltransferase, giving the protein MYSFLTTGNWPDYELIDSGNFEKLERFGKHVLARPEPQAIWDPHLPASEWQRANATFTREKGSQEKGQWKIKPGTPEQWIINYGQDGLKLRFRLGMSSFKHVGLFPEQDPNWQFIYQQTKQRQAAVPRVLNLFAYTGAATLAARAAGADVTHLDSVKQVNFWARDNMEASNLDGVRWLVEDAMKYVQREVKRGNKYQGLILDPPAYGRGPNGEKWQLEDELNEMLKLCQQLLDPQDHFFLINLYSLGFSALILDNLVTEIFPKTHKTREIGEIYLHDRGQRKLPLGTFCRFAT; this is encoded by the coding sequence ATGTATTCTTTTCTGACCACCGGCAACTGGCCTGACTACGAGCTCATCGACTCGGGCAACTTCGAAAAGCTTGAGCGTTTTGGCAAGCACGTGCTGGCCCGCCCCGAGCCCCAGGCCATCTGGGATCCGCACCTGCCCGCCAGCGAATGGCAGCGTGCCAACGCCACCTTTACCCGCGAAAAAGGCAGCCAGGAAAAAGGCCAGTGGAAAATCAAGCCCGGCACGCCCGAGCAATGGATTATCAACTACGGGCAGGACGGGCTCAAGCTGCGGTTCCGACTAGGCATGTCCTCGTTTAAGCACGTAGGCCTGTTTCCCGAGCAAGACCCCAACTGGCAGTTCATTTACCAGCAAACCAAGCAGCGCCAGGCCGCCGTGCCCCGGGTTCTGAACCTGTTTGCCTACACCGGGGCCGCCACGCTGGCCGCCCGGGCCGCCGGCGCCGACGTGACCCACCTCGACTCGGTGAAGCAGGTCAACTTCTGGGCCCGCGACAATATGGAAGCCTCCAACCTCGACGGGGTGCGCTGGCTCGTGGAAGACGCTATGAAGTATGTGCAGCGCGAAGTAAAGCGCGGCAACAAGTACCAGGGCCTGATCTTAGACCCACCCGCTTACGGCCGCGGCCCAAACGGCGAGAAGTGGCAGCTGGAAGATGAACTCAACGAGATGCTCAAGCTTTGCCAGCAGCTGCTCGACCCGCAGGACCATTTCTTCCTCATCAACCTGTACTCGTTGGGCTTCTCGGCCCTGATTCTGGATAATCTGGTAACGGAAATCTTCCCCAAGACGCACAAAACGCGTGAAATCGGGGAAATCTATCTGCACGACCGGGGGCAGCGTAAGTTGCCGCTGGGCACGTTTTGCCGCTTTGCCACCTGA
- a CDS encoding Ldh family oxidoreductase — protein MTHTFSYTQLFSFTESIFLSIGCPPEDATLATETLLSADLRGIDSHGVARLIGYVRLWEAGRINATPRVGVVYETPSTAVVDGDGGLGLVVAPKAMNIALEKARVAGTGWVSVKNSNHFGIAGYHAMKALAHDMIGMAMTNASPLVAPTYSLDRLLGTNPIAVAIPAGEQPDFVADFATTTAANGKLEIAQRKQIPVPEGWVQNADGSGSTDANAVKNGGALLPLGGDTGSHKGYCLGSIVDIFSAVLSGANYGPWVPPFVAFLQPPADPVGQGIGHFLGAMRVDAFRPAAEFKAHMDNWISTFRNAQAVEGKQVIIPGDPERIMAQHRLLDGIPLLEPVVKDLESVGKKFGVTL, from the coding sequence ATGACCCATACCTTTTCTTACACCCAGCTTTTCAGCTTCACCGAGTCCATCTTTCTGAGCATTGGCTGCCCGCCGGAAGATGCTACGCTAGCCACGGAAACCCTGCTTTCAGCTGACTTGCGTGGTATCGACTCGCACGGGGTGGCCCGACTTATTGGCTACGTGCGGCTCTGGGAAGCGGGTCGCATCAACGCGACGCCGCGGGTGGGCGTGGTGTACGAAACGCCCAGCACCGCCGTGGTGGATGGCGACGGGGGCCTGGGCCTCGTAGTAGCGCCCAAAGCCATGAATATTGCCCTGGAAAAAGCCCGGGTGGCCGGCACGGGCTGGGTGTCGGTGAAAAACTCCAACCACTTCGGTATTGCCGGCTACCACGCCATGAAGGCCTTGGCCCACGACATGATAGGCATGGCCATGACCAACGCCAGCCCGCTCGTGGCCCCTACCTATTCCCTGGACCGGCTGCTGGGCACCAACCCTATTGCCGTAGCCATTCCGGCCGGAGAGCAGCCCGACTTCGTGGCCGACTTCGCTACCACTACCGCCGCCAATGGTAAGCTCGAAATTGCCCAGCGCAAACAGATTCCGGTGCCCGAAGGCTGGGTACAGAACGCCGACGGCAGTGGCTCGACCGATGCCAACGCCGTGAAAAACGGCGGTGCCCTGCTCCCGCTCGGCGGCGACACCGGCTCCCACAAGGGCTACTGCCTGGGCAGCATCGTGGATATCTTCTCAGCGGTATTGTCGGGGGCTAACTACGGGCCCTGGGTACCACCGTTCGTAGCCTTCTTGCAGCCGCCCGCCGACCCGGTAGGCCAGGGCATCGGGCACTTCCTGGGCGCTATGCGCGTGGATGCCTTCCGGCCCGCCGCCGAATTCAAAGCCCATATGGATAACTGGATCAGCACTTTCCGCAACGCCCAGGCCGTGGAAGGCAAGCAGGTCATTATTCCGGGCGACCCGGAGCGAATTATGGCCCAGCACCGCCTGCTCGACGGTATTCCGCTGCTGGAACCCGTGGTAAAAGACCTAGAAAGCGTCGGCAAGAAGTTCGGCGTTACGCTGTAG
- a CDS encoding SDR family oxidoreductase: MKILDSNELNTGPAQPPIQPLLITGANGTLGRAFQRICAIRGIETVALGRKELDITDPQSVERALTQYNPWAVVNTAGYVKVDEAETDFARCYRENTTGAAILAAACAYRDLHFLTFSSDLVFDGNKSAAYVESDTPRPLNVYGNSKRLAERDVLQCMSNALVVRTSAFFGPWDEYNFVYNALKAGQQKQAFEAADDVLISPTYVPDLVNVALDLLIDEERGVWHLANQGAYTWADLARLAADMGGMDTSFVTPRSMQTFGLAATRPAYSVLGSRQGNLLPSVEHRLHGCVNEIMHVLRTTPEEPMAVAS, from the coding sequence ATGAAAATTCTTGATTCAAATGAGTTGAATACCGGCCCTGCTCAGCCACCCATTCAGCCGCTACTCATTACCGGGGCCAATGGCACGCTGGGCCGGGCTTTCCAGCGCATCTGTGCCATCCGGGGCATCGAAACCGTGGCCCTGGGCCGTAAGGAACTGGATATTACCGACCCGCAGTCGGTAGAGCGGGCCCTGACGCAGTACAACCCCTGGGCCGTGGTCAACACCGCAGGTTATGTGAAAGTAGACGAAGCCGAGACGGACTTTGCCCGGTGCTACCGCGAAAACACGACTGGCGCGGCTATCCTGGCCGCCGCCTGCGCCTACCGCGACCTGCATTTCCTGACTTTCTCTTCCGACCTCGTCTTTGACGGCAACAAGTCGGCCGCCTACGTGGAAAGCGACACGCCGCGGCCCCTGAACGTGTATGGTAACAGCAAGCGTTTGGCCGAGCGCGACGTGCTGCAGTGCATGTCGAATGCCCTGGTAGTGCGCACCAGCGCCTTCTTCGGGCCCTGGGATGAGTATAACTTCGTGTATAACGCCCTGAAAGCCGGGCAGCAGAAGCAGGCTTTCGAAGCCGCCGACGACGTACTCATCTCGCCCACCTACGTACCCGACTTGGTCAACGTGGCCCTCGACCTGCTCATCGACGAGGAGCGCGGCGTGTGGCACCTGGCCAACCAAGGTGCCTATACCTGGGCCGACCTAGCCCGCCTGGCCGCCGACATGGGCGGTATGGACACCTCCTTTGTAACCCCCCGCTCCATGCAGACGTTTGGTTTGGCCGCCACCCGCCCCGCTTATAGTGTGCTGGGCAGCAGACAGGGCAACCTACTGCCGAGCGTAGAGCACCGCCTGCACGGCTGCGTAAACGAAATCATGCACGTGCTGCGTACTACGCCGGAAGAGCCGATGGCCGTGGCCTCGTAA
- a CDS encoding glycosyltransferase family 1 protein produces the protein MPLSTPADAPPRASSTPSVNPTSAASVASTTADFAYTLPDFVCFAHLHWDFVWQRPQHLLSRFAQYGRVFYVEEPFFHHDQTAAEFAHFEVKERQNGVKVLVAHLPVGFSEDENDQLQAKLLTQYFSENNINKYVFWYYTPMALSKSRHLQPVLTVYDCMDELAAFKFAPPKLRELEQELFKKADLVYTGGQSLYEAKSLQHADAHSFPSSIDKDHFAQARQNLPEPQDQAGIAHPRIGFFGVVDERLDIELLGQLAEAHPEWQFVIIGPVVKIDAATLPRFANIHYLGGKEYKELPTYLCGWDVATLLFADNESTKFISPTKTPEYLAAGKPVVSTPIRDVVRPYGDLNLVQIASTADEFGQAIAKALVQTKDADWRKRTDDYLATISWDLTWQRMVELMQDKLKHKQ, from the coding sequence ATGCCGCTATCTACTCCGGCGGATGCACCACCACGTGCTTCCTCAACCCCTTCTGTCAACCCTACTTCTGCTGCTAGCGTAGCTTCTACTACCGCTGATTTTGCCTATACGCTGCCCGATTTTGTGTGCTTTGCGCATCTGCACTGGGATTTTGTATGGCAGCGGCCCCAGCACCTATTGTCGCGCTTTGCCCAGTATGGCCGCGTATTTTACGTAGAGGAGCCCTTTTTTCACCACGACCAAACGGCGGCTGAGTTTGCACATTTCGAAGTAAAAGAGCGGCAAAACGGTGTAAAGGTGCTGGTAGCTCATTTGCCAGTTGGCTTTTCGGAAGATGAAAATGACCAACTCCAAGCCAAGTTGCTAACTCAGTACTTTTCTGAGAATAATATAAACAAGTACGTATTCTGGTACTATACCCCGATGGCGCTCAGTAAATCGCGCCATTTGCAGCCCGTCCTTACCGTATACGACTGTATGGACGAACTGGCGGCCTTCAAATTCGCCCCGCCCAAATTGCGGGAGCTGGAGCAGGAGCTCTTCAAAAAAGCCGATCTAGTTTATACCGGCGGCCAGAGCCTCTACGAAGCCAAGAGCCTGCAGCACGCTGATGCCCATTCCTTCCCGAGCAGCATCGATAAAGATCATTTTGCTCAGGCTCGTCAGAATCTGCCCGAGCCCCAAGATCAGGCTGGCATTGCCCACCCCCGCATTGGCTTCTTTGGGGTCGTTGATGAGCGACTGGACATCGAATTATTGGGTCAATTGGCAGAAGCCCACCCCGAGTGGCAATTCGTTATTATTGGCCCTGTAGTAAAGATTGACGCGGCTACGCTGCCCCGTTTTGCCAATATTCATTACCTCGGCGGTAAAGAGTACAAGGAACTCCCAACATATTTATGTGGTTGGGATGTAGCCACGCTGCTTTTCGCCGATAACGAAAGCACGAAGTTTATCTCACCCACCAAGACGCCCGAATACCTCGCGGCCGGTAAACCAGTGGTGAGTACTCCCATCCGTGACGTAGTACGCCCCTACGGTGACCTGAATTTGGTTCAGATTGCCTCCACGGCCGACGAATTCGGCCAAGCCATTGCCAAAGCTCTGGTGCAAACCAAAGACGCCGACTGGCGCAAACGCACCGACGACTACCTGGCCACCATCTCCTGGGACCTGACCTGGCAGCGCATGGTAGAGCTCATGCAGGACAAGCTGAAACACAAACAGTAA
- a CDS encoding family 1 glycosylhydrolase — translation MENVEVWGGVECTIRRVGNGYTDQLVSSGHRTRLEDLDLFAELGIRKLRYPILWEQVAPESLDNPDWTWADERMNRLRELGIDPIITLLHHGSGPRYTALNKKNFVPLLARFARMVAERYPWIKHYTPVNEPLTTARFSGLYGIWYPHALDDKTFVRIQLNHIKGTRAAMQAIRAVTPDALLVQTEDLGKTHCTPKLVDQAEFENNRRWLTYDLLCGKLDEQHPLWGYLRQHGASQRELLDLVKNPLPPDILGINHYVTSERFLDENHHYFPAHHLCQSEARVDYADVEAVRVRLVQMAGFHDLLLEAWDRYHIPIAITEVHLDCTREEQMRWVQYAWDAANKLKEEGVDMRAITIWSLLGAYDWNTLLTQEGAFYESGVFDMRGGVPRKTALFKMVKGLATEGHYHHPLLQGKGWWERDDRFLYHHLSPTSQHTT, via the coding sequence ATGGAAAATGTAGAAGTATGGGGCGGGGTAGAGTGCACGATTCGACGGGTTGGCAACGGGTATACCGACCAGCTCGTGAGTAGTGGACACCGCACCCGCCTAGAAGATCTGGACCTGTTTGCCGAGCTTGGCATCCGCAAGCTGCGCTACCCGATTCTGTGGGAACAGGTAGCCCCCGAAAGCCTCGACAACCCCGACTGGACCTGGGCCGATGAGCGCATGAACCGCCTGCGGGAGTTGGGTATCGACCCAATCATTACGCTGCTGCACCACGGCAGCGGTCCGCGCTACACGGCGCTCAACAAGAAAAACTTTGTGCCGCTGCTGGCCCGCTTTGCCCGAATGGTAGCCGAGCGTTACCCGTGGATCAAGCACTACACGCCCGTCAACGAGCCCCTGACGACGGCGCGCTTCAGCGGCCTCTACGGCATCTGGTACCCCCACGCCTTGGACGACAAAACGTTCGTCCGTATTCAGCTCAACCACATCAAGGGTACCCGGGCCGCTATGCAGGCCATCCGGGCAGTAACGCCCGACGCACTGCTGGTGCAAACCGAGGACCTGGGCAAAACCCACTGCACGCCCAAGCTAGTCGACCAGGCCGAGTTTGAAAACAACCGCCGCTGGCTCACCTACGATTTACTTTGCGGTAAGCTCGACGAGCAGCACCCCCTGTGGGGCTACCTGCGCCAGCACGGCGCCTCCCAGCGCGAGTTGCTGGACCTGGTCAAAAATCCGCTTCCTCCCGATATTCTGGGCATCAACCACTATGTCACGAGTGAACGGTTCCTGGACGAAAATCACCATTACTTCCCAGCTCATCACCTCTGCCAGAGCGAGGCCCGCGTCGACTATGCCGACGTAGAGGCCGTGCGCGTACGTCTGGTGCAAATGGCCGGCTTCCACGACCTGCTGCTGGAAGCCTGGGACCGGTACCACATTCCGATTGCCATTACGGAGGTGCATCTCGATTGTACCCGCGAAGAGCAGATGCGCTGGGTGCAATACGCCTGGGACGCGGCCAACAAGCTGAAAGAAGAAGGCGTAGATATGCGTGCCATTACCATCTGGTCGTTGCTGGGTGCCTACGACTGGAATACACTGCTCACGCAGGAGGGGGCCTTTTACGAAAGCGGCGTATTTGATATGCGCGGCGGCGTACCCCGCAAAACGGCTTTGTTTAAAATGGTTAAAGGCTTGGCCACCGAAGGCCATTATCACCACCCTCTGCTCCAAGGCAAGGGCTGGTGGGAACGGGATGACCGTTTCCTCTACCACCACCTCAGTCCTACCTCCCAACACACCACCTAA
- a CDS encoding Ppx/GppA phosphatase family protein: protein MIRHRRLALIDMGTNTFHLMIVELPEARHPEPVVLLRTKVGVRLGEDGISKGEISPEAYARALHTLAAFQEEIELHQVTEVRATATSAVRNASNGPALARDIFEQTGIRVEIIPGAREAELICQGVRQAVPLGLEPHLIMDIGGGSVEFIVANQETIFWKQSFEIGAQRLLDRFYKHDPLTTDDLHELQQYLAQKLAALTAAVQHFRPSALVGASGTFDTLGDLQAARDGQERGPNPPPETPISLDSFYQSYHQILHSTHDQRVAMPGMTPMRADMIVVACVLIDFVLKTYDFLHIRASAYALKEGLLQEMLTQ, encoded by the coding sequence ATGATTCGTCACCGCCGCTTGGCCCTGATTGATATGGGCACCAATACGTTTCACCTGATGATCGTAGAGTTGCCCGAAGCCCGCCACCCCGAGCCGGTGGTATTGCTGCGTACCAAAGTGGGCGTGCGTCTCGGCGAAGACGGCATCAGCAAGGGCGAAATCTCACCGGAAGCCTACGCCCGGGCTTTGCACACGCTAGCCGCCTTTCAGGAGGAAATCGAGCTGCACCAGGTTACGGAAGTACGGGCCACGGCCACCAGCGCGGTGCGCAACGCCAGCAATGGTCCGGCCCTGGCGCGTGACATTTTCGAGCAGACCGGTATTCGGGTTGAAATCATCCCCGGGGCCCGGGAGGCGGAGCTGATTTGTCAGGGTGTGCGCCAGGCTGTGCCACTGGGCCTAGAGCCCCACCTGATTATGGATATCGGTGGAGGCAGCGTGGAGTTTATTGTAGCCAATCAGGAAACGATATTCTGGAAGCAGAGCTTCGAAATCGGGGCCCAACGCCTGCTCGACCGATTCTACAAGCACGACCCGCTCACTACGGACGATTTGCACGAGCTCCAGCAGTACCTGGCCCAGAAGCTGGCCGCCCTTACGGCTGCCGTGCAGCACTTCCGCCCCTCGGCTCTGGTCGGCGCCTCCGGTACCTTCGATACGCTCGGCGACCTGCAGGCAGCCCGCGACGGACAGGAACGTGGCCCCAATCCGCCCCCGGAAACCCCGATTTCGCTGGACAGCTTCTACCAGAGCTACCACCAGATTCTGCACAGCACCCACGACCAGCGCGTTGCCATGCCCGGCATGACGCCCATGCGCGCCGACATGATTGTGGTAGCCTGCGTGCTCATTGATTTCGTGCTCAAAACCTACGACTTCTTGCACATCCGCGCCTCGGCCTACGCTCTCAAGGAAGGCTTGCTGCAGGAAATGCTGACGCAGTAA
- the dapF gene encoding diaminopimelate epimerase, which yields MTMTTLTFHKYQGTGNDFVMLDDRAQQFDEHDNRLVRHLCDRRLGIGADGLILLRNHADYDFEMVYFNADGFVGSMCGNGGRCTVAFAKHLGVIQEKTRFLAADGPHEAHVDEQNLVHLRMQDVHGQQEVEGQGIFLDTGSPHLIRFMPTSSLVDLNVFAEGRAIRYSEQFREKGTNVNFVETPVAADQPWQVRTYERGVEDETMSCGTGVTAVALAASRRGASSPVHLRTRGGDLHVAFEAKPDGSFSNVYLSGPAQRVFGGTIEV from the coding sequence ATGACCATGACCACGCTGACTTTCCACAAATACCAGGGCACCGGCAACGACTTCGTGATGCTCGACGACCGCGCCCAGCAGTTTGATGAGCACGACAACCGCCTCGTGCGCCACCTCTGCGACCGGCGCCTGGGCATTGGCGCCGACGGCTTAATCCTGCTACGCAACCACGCCGACTACGACTTCGAAATGGTGTATTTCAATGCCGATGGCTTTGTGGGCTCGATGTGCGGGAACGGGGGGCGCTGCACCGTGGCATTTGCCAAGCATCTGGGCGTTATTCAGGAAAAAACCCGCTTTCTAGCTGCTGATGGACCCCACGAGGCCCACGTCGATGAGCAGAATCTAGTGCACTTGCGCATGCAGGACGTGCATGGGCAGCAGGAAGTGGAAGGCCAGGGCATTTTCCTTGATACCGGCTCGCCCCACCTTATCCGGTTTATGCCCACCAGCTCCCTGGTCGATTTGAATGTGTTTGCCGAAGGTCGCGCCATCCGCTACAGTGAGCAGTTTCGGGAAAAGGGCACCAATGTCAACTTTGTGGAAACGCCTGTGGCCGCCGACCAGCCCTGGCAGGTGCGCACCTACGAGCGGGGTGTGGAAGACGAAACCATGTCGTGCGGCACGGGCGTGACGGCCGTGGCCCTGGCGGCTTCCCGGCGCGGGGCCAGCAGTCCGGTACACCTGCGCACCCGCGGCGGCGACCTGCACGTAGCTTTTGAGGCCAAGCCCGACGGCTCGTTTTCCAACGTGTACCTCAGCGGCCCGGCTCAGCGCGTGTTCGGCGGCACGATAGAGGTGTAA